GAATCATTTATTATGTCTTAGAGAAAATTTGTGATAAGCCTGACCTCGTGTGTCTCGGTTGCGAATTCGAAGTTGGGTCCTTCGACGATTGCATCAACGGGGCAAGCTTCTTGGCAGAAGCCACAGTAAATGCATTTTGTCATGTCGATGTCGTACCTGTAGAGGGTCTTAGATCATTACTACACACGAAATGGTGGAAAAGAAAGCATATGGTTAGTGGATTTGAAGTAAAGGGGATAAGTGACCTTGTGGTTCTGCGGCTTCCATCTTCTCGCTCTTCTGCTTCTATTGTAATTGCCTGAGCTGGACAGACCTGATTAAATAGACAAAGTATCCCTCTCAAAATCACAATCTGAAGTTATACCATTGCAGTCTAAGATACCATATGATCTTCACACATTAAGCAATTGATTGTCAGCAAATATGAGCATTTCTACAGAGTTCTAGCGAATTAAATGATTCTCCTAACCACTAGGATAAGCTCCATAGGCATCATCAGCCTATGATCCTGAGTTATAAACCATATAAGCAGAACCGGTTTAACACAGCATGACGGGTtaacaatatttgttaaatCAATGTAAAGGTACGCATCGTCCTGAGATGCCTTGCAAGAGCTATGAATACaaagaaaacattaaattaCGCCTCAGCATAGATCTAAAGACTCACAGCTTCGCAGAGTTTGCAGGCAATGCAGCGTTCCTCCCCAGTAGGATAACGTCGAAGAGCATGCTCACCACGGAAACGAGGGCTCAGTGGACCCTTCTCGAATGGATAATTGATCTGCATACACAAACAAACAGCTTCAGAATCATACAGATTTCTTTTCATTCAGAAGATTTGAAAAGACTGGGAGAGATGTCACTCACAGTAACTTTGGGATCAAAGAAGTACTTGAGGGTCAACGACAAACCACGGACCATTTCAGTGAGAAACAGGGTGTTTATGCTCCGTTCAAagactgcaaaaaaaaatgcaaaaccgCGAGAATAAGTatgagaaaaaagaaaacaaacaaaaaaggcgtCTAGATCATATTAGAATACCAGTATTCCAGTCCTTGGAGATTTCCTTAGCAAGttgctcctcttcttcatcatctgaaTATAAAAGAAGCAAACACACAAGTCATCATCAACGCACCAGAAAACACACATAAGTCATCAACGGTCCATAGAAAGAGGTAAACTCACACTTCAATCTGATTCACTAAGAGAaccctgaaaaaaaaataacagagGCGAGAATATATATACCTTTCTTGGAGCCATAAGAAATAGCACGGGACTGCAGCCGAGAAAGATGAGATCCCTGCAAAGCTTGCCCTGACAAAACCTATCCAACAAAGACAAGTTAATAAGAGCACTAACCATAACTTACACACAccatagaaaaaaatgaaaacttgcaaaaaaaaacGCTCTCAGTAACACAAACATAAAGATTAGCTTAGACCTAGATCATGATAAACTCTCCTTCTTATGATTCATCCATCACCCAGCTAAAACTCTACATCGATTGAGATACAATCCCTAGTCCAATTCGAAAACAAAACGAGAGACAGAGAGTGAGAATCCAATCCTCATTTCTACGCAATCCAAACAAATCGAAgtaaacgagagagagagagaacgagATTGATTCATACGAGATGTCGAGCACGGAGAGTATCCAGAGACCTGCGAGCAAGCATCGACGCCATTGACGGATCTCCCAAATTCGATTtcgaaccaaaacaaaaaacgaAATCCTCAGAACAAAGACAACTTAAATCGAATTATATCCATTATTACAAATTAGTCCCGAAATtaagatattattataatttagtcCCTGACAACAGTAGCTAATAGTTTTCTGAACCGGTGACATAACCGGATTATAAATTAAAACCGAATCGAATAcagtaaaaaaattaacaatttaaaCTAGAGTCGCAAAGTGCTTGCGAGTTATTACATTACACATCTTCATCACTGAAGAttctttacaaaaaaagatTGTGCGTTTCAGTTGAAGTTGGTAGAACGGTGATTTGGTGCAATGTAGAGAGAGTTTCCACAGTTGATGTGAGATTGCATCAAAGGATTCCATCTATCGAATATTATCCTTCCACCACGCCCTATCCTCCCCTGAAACCGCCTTTGAGGTTGTTGACCACCGGAGGTTGCATCAGGTGCTGGAGGAACGATCCCTGCAGCTGCCAGTTTCTCAGGAACCAGCGGTTTTGTGAACAGCATGACCGGTTCATTTGGATCCTAAGGAGATCAAAACGCAAAACCAGTGTGATTAAACTATAGCAACCAGAGGGGTGTTGTAAGAGAAGGTTTTTTAACCAGTTTGTGAAGCCAATTGTGATGCGACGAGTGTCGTCTTCTAACTTCTTGTTTTATGCCTCCGTGTTGAGATACATTGAGGTTTGAGTTTGTGAAACGAGAGTTGGGGATAAGGGAAGGTCTTGCGCGTACATGGGTGCTAGTGTAGTCATCTGAGTCCATGAACTCCTCGTCGCTTGAGCCGAATTTGTAAGATGTTGTAGCTGGTGGAAACCCAGGCAGACCCAAGGTACCTTCCAAGAGCTCTGTTTCATGCTGCAATATCAAAACCCAAATGGTCAGACTAAGAGAATAGGAGCATCGATTGTTTAACTAGCAAAGAGTTGTAAGAGAGCACGTACCCTGTATTGGAGTTGCATTCTTTGAAGGCTAACCTCGCCATCCATGACATCcctcttcttttcttctctctagAGAGTAGTAACTTCGAATTAGTAAAATTTGAGGATGTAACCTTTTTGTTAAGATATGAAATGAAAGTTACATACAAGTCAAATATAAAACTGTCATAAAGAACACCTTAATGAGAGCCTCCAGAATGGTCTTCGCTTGGTCAAGATTGCGTCTAACCTGTAACAATTATATAATTCCAGAAAGACTTGCATTCAGAATCCAACAAAAAAAGTATAAACGAGTCAAAATAGATAATTAACAGTCTAGAAGGGCATTAATCAAGGCAAACTGCTCAGGTTTCAGTCAGAATGGTTCAAGCAAGAAATGTAAAGATAATCCAAGTGATTCCCTTACCTGTCGAAGCTTTTCAAATGACTGCACATTGTTTTCTCTCCTCTGCATCTGTAGTAGAAGTAAAGGTTACTTCTCAGTGTTCTTCTTTCTCTAATTGaattcaaatataataaaagtatTAAGATAACGGCCTACCCTTCTTGTGTGGAGTCTGTGAGCTTTCTCCCTCGGTCTAAACACATTGTAGGGATTGGTGTCATTGACCGGTGGAGGAGGCTGTTCCAAACAAAGAAGCAAAACttcaattaaaataacaaaGGTAAGAAGACCCTTTTGAGCATGGGCCTTGATTGTTTTAACCGTAAATAATGGTACTAACCTGCAAACGCCGTAAGATAGGCTTCTGCCATCTTTTGCGCTAAGTTGAcaccaaaaaaatgaaacatatgCATTAGTCTTCTAAGCCAAACGTGCTTCAGATGTTTAACTAGTTTTTCATCTGAAAAGTAATCCTGATCACAAGGATTATGCATGGCAACACAACGTATGTTTCCAGATAAGTTATAACAATCAAGCTATGCCAAACCTTGTCTTTCCAATAGTTGAAGATAGCCTGGAAGACTCCATAATTAATAGACAGTGATTGCAGCGCCTGTAATAATATGATAACAAGGGTTATTTCAAATGCCAAGTTCGTATATGTTACAAGCTAAAAAGAGACATGCGAATCCAAAACACTGTGAAACACACAATCAAAGCAAAGGTATATATACCTCAATAGCACCATCAAGCTGCAAAAGCACAGAAACTGGAGAGCCAAGGGTAGGTGTAATAACTCCTGCCCTTTCCCGCGTCTTGTGGTCCAACACCtctagtttaaaaataatgctCTCAAACCTGTTTCAAACAATCCAACACGTTTACATGTTGTTCGCCCTACATAAAGCGAACTAATCCATCTAGAACATGATAGTTAATTTACATTTCAGGCGAAAGCTGCTTGTTATCTTTATCAAACTCATAAAGCCAGTCATCATCCTCATTGTCAAGATCATACTCCACAAACTCTCCAAGCTCAGACCGAGCtgcaaacaaaacagaaaaagcCACAGACTTTAAGTCTCCAATTAAACAAACAAAGCACTTtcattatacaaaaaaaacaaacctccTCTTGCACGTAGATAAGAAGCAGGTTGACCAAACGTCGGAGAATAATCTCGTTCATACGTGTCCACAACAACAAACTGAGGCGTTGGTATCTCTGAAGCAAGCTTCTTACTTGGCACTGGAGAcacctgaaataacataaaccCAAAATGCAAAAGGAAACATTTTTAACACTAAACTAACAAAGGCGAAACGATCGAAACGAgtttagaagaagaagagactatATGTGAAATTGGACGGACCTCATGGTCAAGCTCTACGGAAGAAGCTAAACGCAGCAGCTGAGGGTTCCTAGTTGGCGTGTCGTCGTCTTCAAAGTCTTTATACGATTTCAAAATCGGAAGCTTCTTGTGAATGTCCAGTGGACGTGGACGGAAAGAGAGCCGACTCATTTCTCACCAGCAAATGCGAGCGATCGATCGAACGCGGATTTTGAATCAGGGAAGGgacgagaaagagagagagatcgaaTCCGTCGTCGTTGTACAATTCCAATttctagggttttttttttttcggtttctCCGCCGGGCGAAATTGCGGCGGTGGGGAAAAAGGAAACTCTTCCGTGAAGGTCAAACTCAAAATCGAACAAGCGAGTAAAGCAGCTTAAAGGAAATTcaaataaaagttttattttccccaaaacatatttaaaatgaaaaaaaatgtttgttttgtataaatttagtaatcaaaaaataatttcattaatatttttacattaaacTTGTTAATCCAGTTACATGTAGttgattataattttataaaccaaaatatatgaGATCTAAATcctaacaaaaaaatgatttgtaattaaatataaaaataatattttattaaattttgtaaattttagttttattaaatctGTGTTAttcaattttgtaaattttaattttattaaatttgtgtTATCGAATTTTAGGTGGATTTTGCGGTAATTGCGGTAATTTCCTAAATTCCTCTCTCGCATCGCCTTCTCTCTCACCTGCTATATATCTttttctcccccccccccccgctcTCTCCCTCGCCCCGCACTCTCTCTCGCCGTCCGCTCCCTCGCCCCGCCCTCTTCCTCGCCCCCTCTCTCTCACCCGACcaatgctctctctctctctctcgcccgCTCCCACTCCCTCGCCCTCTCTCTCACCCCGCCCTCTCTTTCCCGTTCTCTCCCTCGCCCGCTCTCTCTCTTGCTCCCTAATGTGCTTCGGATCGTACAACCCACGTCTAGAAAATGGAGTCTTTGACTATCTTTAATATATTCagtcaatattttttatttcctaggcatatttttcatcaaaatcagTGTCTTtgacttatttattattttctagtcaatctttgtttttttctaggTGTGGTTTTCCGCAATTTCTTTATGTCTTTCTTTAACCACAAGTACTATAAATATGTGATCTCGTTCTATGAAAAGATCAATGATTTTCCCCTTTATTTTGTGAGTTTATCTCCTTTGTTCTTTATATaacatttcttttttcttgttgaGTTTCCTCCAAGTAAATATTCTCTATTTCgttggacttgtgcgtcatatcaaccaaacacagattttgagaaaatttcaaaaaatatgacaatcttgttttaatgcatagttgcatcctacactaatatatgatgatattGAAAGAGGTTTAGAGCGTTCATTGTGtccgtttttcaaaaaaaatatcgattttgtagtggttaatccactgatttagatagtattacgaagttttactaattaattgataaataattagaacgattctcatataccataaaagagagtttaacatacattaatataaatgtagaatgtggttagaaattttaaaacaacactaaaatgtttaggcttcagtatatagagcgtttaacgtaaaactcaatattttcgtagggacacatagattttgagaaaaattcagaaaatataacaatacttctttaatgcatagttgtctcatgtactaatatatgggGATGGTCAAacaggtttggaacctttgttgtctccatttctctagagaataacgattttataacggttagttcactaatttagggagtatatgaaaatttacaaagttaatttataaaaaaaattgtacgatgctcatgtaccatgaaaaagagtttaacatacattaatacaaatgtaggatgtggttagaaattttaaaacaacacttaagattatagacttcagtatataaagcatttaccaaaatttaatattttgtaggggttaacacatagattttgagaaaatttcaaaaaatatgacaatattgttttaaagcatagtttcatcatgcactaacatatgatgatgttgaaagaggtttggagcccttgttgtccccgtttttcaagaaaatagcgattttatagtggttattc
This Brassica napus cultivar Da-Ae chromosome C6, Da-Ae, whole genome shotgun sequence DNA region includes the following protein-coding sequences:
- the LOC106378248 gene encoding uncharacterized protein LOC106378248, with protein sequence MSRLSFRPRPLDIHKKLPILKSYKDFEDDDTPTRNPQLLRLASSVELDHEVSPVPSKKLASEIPTPQFVVVDTYERDYSPTFGQPASYLRARGARSELGEFVEYDLDNEDDDWLYEFDKDNKQLSPEMFESIIFKLEVLDHKTRERAGVITPTLGSPVSVLLQLDGAIEALQSLSINYGVFQAIFNYWKDKRKRWQKPILRRLQPPPPVNDTNPYNVFRPREKAHRLHTRRMQRRENNVQSFEKLRQVRRNLDQAKTILEALIKREEKKRDVMDGEVSLQRMQLQYRHETELLEGTLGLPGFPPATTSYKFGSSDEEFMDSDDYTSTHVRARPSLIPNSRFTNSNLNVSQHGGIKQEVRRRHSSHHNWLHKLDPNEPVMLFTKPLVPEKLAAAGIVPPAPDATSGGQQPQRRFQGRIGRGGRIIFDRWNPLMQSHINCGNSLYIAPNHRSTNFN
- the LOC106381550 gene encoding NADH dehydrogenase [ubiquinone] iron-sulfur protein 8-A, mitochondrial, whose translation is MASMLARRSLDTLRARHLVLSGQALQGSHLSRLQSRAISYGSKKDDEEEEQLAKEISKDWNTVFERSINTLFLTEMVRGLSLTLKYFFDPKVTINYPFEKGPLSPRFRGEHALRRYPTGEERCIACKLCEAVCPAQAITIEAEEREDGSRRTTRYDIDMTKCIYCGFCQEACPVDAIVEGPNFEFATETHEELLYDKEKLLENGDRWETEIAENLKSESLYR